From Microcoleus sp. FACHB-672, one genomic window encodes:
- the polA gene encoding DNA polymerase I: MSHSTSGLNVSDNSNSTFILVDGHSLAFRSYFAFAKSRDGGLRTTTGIPTSASFGFLKSLLEVMTAHNPQFLVIAFDLGLPTFRHEADDTYKADREETPEDFIVDLKHLQELLAAFNLKIVTAPGYEADDVLGTLATQASAAGYTVKILTGDQDLFQLVDTSKNISVLRLGRDSFGYSGTGKAKEYGPEQVKEKLGIMPAQVVDYKALCGDKSDNIPGVRGIGEKTAVQLLTTYPSLDEIYASIDQLKGAVKTKLETSKTEAYHSQMMAQIIRDVPLKIDIEDCKLQGFDEAKLTPMLEKLEFKSFLPKVKQLQRQFGGADEQDSKEAQQKFEFAASNEDNDLWFFTAADTEKAKKQEKSLIEPRIIQTEAQLKELVQRLQTHTDPTMPVAWDTETTDLEPRDAELVGIGCCWGAGAEDMAYLPISHAAGGNLDKSLVLDALRPILESAKYPKVLQNAKFDRLVLRCQGIELAGVVFETMLASYLINPENNHSLSELSSKYLGIVAKSYDQLVPKNKTMADIDIAAVADYCGMDVYTTFLLVPKLRAELDKAAKLHKLLLEVEQPLEPVLAQMEYTGIHIDTAYLKQLSQQMQKDLEAVERETYEAAGEEFNIGSPKQVAQILFEKLQLDVGKSRKTKTGYSTDAATLERLQGTHPVVDAILEYRTLDKLKSTYVDSLPKLVRTDTHRVHTDFNQAVTTTGRLSSSNPNLQNIPIRTEFSRQIRKAFVPESGWLMVSADYSQIELRILAHLSEEPVLVEAYRNNQDVHTVTAQLLFDREKITSDERRIAKTINFGVIYGMGSTRFARSIGKTSAEGREFINRFKQRYSKVFDFLQRVQRQAISQNYVETILGRRRYVKFENSSLRAKFGTPWDEIDLDAIQANSRNDADALRSAANAPIQGSSADIIKLAMVKLHDVLRDYKSRMLLQVHDELVLEVLPDEWEELQPKIKSAMENALPLSVPLLVDIHAGQNWMETK; the protein is encoded by the coding sequence ATGTCACACTCTACCAGTGGTTTGAACGTGTCGGATAATTCTAACTCGACCTTTATCCTTGTTGATGGCCACTCGCTGGCCTTTCGGTCTTACTTTGCGTTTGCCAAAAGTCGGGATGGGGGGTTAAGAACAACCACCGGCATCCCCACCAGTGCCAGTTTTGGCTTTCTCAAGTCGCTGCTAGAGGTGATGACGGCGCACAACCCACAATTTCTGGTGATCGCGTTTGATCTGGGGTTGCCGACTTTTCGCCACGAAGCCGACGATACCTATAAAGCGGATCGTGAGGAGACACCTGAAGACTTTATCGTCGATCTCAAGCACTTACAAGAATTGCTGGCAGCGTTTAATCTCAAGATAGTAACCGCTCCCGGCTATGAGGCGGATGATGTTTTAGGCACGTTGGCAACGCAAGCGAGTGCTGCCGGTTACACGGTTAAAATTCTTACCGGCGATCAAGATTTATTTCAACTGGTTGATACTTCAAAAAATATTAGTGTTCTGCGCTTGGGACGAGATAGTTTTGGTTATTCTGGCACCGGCAAAGCGAAGGAATATGGCCCAGAGCAGGTTAAGGAAAAATTAGGCATTATGCCGGCACAAGTTGTTGATTATAAAGCTTTGTGCGGGGATAAATCTGATAATATTCCCGGAGTTAGGGGCATTGGTGAAAAAACAGCGGTGCAACTCCTAACTACTTACCCTTCTCTTGATGAGATTTATGCGTCAATTGATCAACTTAAGGGTGCCGTTAAAACTAAGTTAGAAACAAGCAAAACAGAGGCGTATCACTCTCAAATGATGGCGCAGATTATTAGAGATGTGCCTTTGAAAATTGATATAGAAGATTGCAAGCTCCAGGGGTTTGACGAGGCAAAGTTAACTCCGATGCTGGAAAAGTTGGAATTCAAGTCGTTCTTACCCAAAGTCAAGCAACTACAAAGGCAGTTTGGCGGTGCTGATGAACAAGACAGCAAAGAAGCACAGCAAAAGTTTGAATTTGCTGCCAGCAATGAGGATAACGATCTGTGGTTTTTCACTGCTGCTGACACAGAGAAGGCTAAGAAACAGGAAAAGAGTTTGATTGAGCCTCGCATCATTCAAACTGAAGCACAATTAAAAGAATTGGTGCAACGACTGCAAACTCATACTGATCCAACAATGCCGGTGGCGTGGGATACAGAAACGACGGATCTGGAACCACGAGATGCGGAATTAGTGGGAATTGGCTGCTGTTGGGGTGCCGGTGCGGAGGATATGGCTTATCTTCCCATCAGTCATGCTGCCGGTGGGAATTTGGATAAATCGCTTGTTTTAGATGCGCTACGTCCAATTTTGGAAAGTGCAAAATATCCCAAAGTTTTGCAGAATGCCAAATTTGACCGGCTGGTGTTGCGCTGTCAGGGAATTGAACTTGCCGGTGTGGTGTTTGAAACAATGCTGGCGAGTTATTTAATTAATCCAGAAAACAATCACAGCCTGAGTGAATTGTCGAGCAAATATTTAGGGATTGTCGCGAAAAGTTACGATCAGTTAGTCCCCAAGAATAAAACGATGGCTGATATCGATATTGCAGCCGTCGCTGATTATTGTGGGATGGACGTATATACAACATTTTTATTGGTGCCGAAGCTGCGAGCGGAGTTGGATAAGGCTGCTAAACTGCATAAATTGCTGTTAGAGGTGGAACAGCCTTTGGAGCCGGTTTTAGCACAGATGGAATACACCGGCATCCACATTGATACCGCTTATCTGAAGCAACTTTCGCAACAGATGCAGAAGGATTTAGAGGCTGTTGAAAGAGAAACTTATGAGGCTGCCGGCGAGGAATTCAATATCGGATCGCCAAAACAGGTGGCTCAAATATTGTTTGAAAAGCTACAGCTTGATGTCGGCAAATCTCGCAAAACGAAGACGGGTTACTCAACAGATGCCGCGACACTGGAAAGATTGCAAGGCACTCACCCAGTTGTTGATGCGATCTTAGAATACCGCACCTTAGATAAGTTGAAATCTACTTATGTCGATTCTTTGCCAAAGCTAGTTCGTACAGATACACATCGAGTGCATACAGATTTTAATCAAGCGGTAACCACTACAGGCCGGCTGTCTTCTAGTAATCCGAATTTGCAGAATATTCCTATCCGAACAGAATTTTCCCGGCAAATTCGCAAAGCGTTTGTCCCTGAATCCGGGTGGTTGATGGTTTCTGCTGATTATTCACAGATTGAGTTGCGAATTTTGGCTCATTTAAGTGAAGAGCCGGTGTTAGTTGAGGCTTACAGGAATAATCAGGATGTGCATACTGTAACGGCACAGCTATTATTTGATCGAGAAAAAATAACATCAGATGAACGCCGCATCGCCAAAACAATTAACTTTGGCGTAATTTACGGCATGGGTTCAACCCGATTTGCCCGTTCTATTGGCAAAACTTCAGCAGAAGGAAGGGAATTTATTAATCGGTTTAAGCAGCGATATTCCAAAGTTTTTGATTTTTTACAACGGGTACAGAGACAAGCCATTTCACAAAATTATGTAGAAACGATTTTAGGCCGACGTCGATATGTTAAGTTTGAAAATTCTAGCTTGAGAGCCAAGTTCGGAACACCTTGGGATGAAATCGATTTGGATGCAATTCAAGCGAATAGCAGGAATGATGCAGATGCTTTACGTTCGGCTGCAAATGCTCCCATCCAAGGTTCTAGCGCGGATATTATCAAGTTGGCAATGGTAAAATTGCATGATGTTTTACGTGATTATAAATCGCGAATGCTGTTGCAAGTTCACGATGAATTAGTCTTAGAAGTTCTACCTGATGAGTGGGAAGAATTGCAACCTAAGATTAAATCTGCGATGGAAAATGCTCTGCCGCTGAGTGTGCCACTATTGGTTGATATTCATGCAGGGCAAAATTGGATGGAAACGAAGTAG
- a CDS encoding DUF4351 domain-containing protein, producing the protein MIDHDRLFKELLTTFFVEFIELFLPEVAAYLEGDSIEFIDKEVFTDVTAGEKYEADLVVKARFRGQESFFLIHLEHQARTEADFDQRMFRYFARLYEKFGLPVYPVALFSYETPARPEPNVHQVAFPNKVVLQFNYDVIQLNRLNWRDFLRQPNPVASALMAKMNIAPAERRQVKFECLRLLATLRLDPARMQLISGFIDTYLRLGAEEEKLLRDEIAKMEPVQQEEVMRIVTSWMEEGIEQGLQQGKHEATLSLILRLLPRRIGTVSPELQARIQQLSLPQLEDLAEALLDFTNEGDLVTWLPASQHSQTEE; encoded by the coding sequence ATGATTGACCATGATCGATTGTTTAAAGAACTCCTAACAACTTTCTTTGTGGAGTTTATCGAGTTGTTTCTACCGGAGGTGGCGGCTTATCTAGAAGGCGATTCGATAGAATTTATAGATAAGGAAGTGTTTACCGATGTCACAGCCGGCGAAAAATATGAAGCAGATTTAGTGGTGAAAGCCAGATTTCGAGGGCAGGAGTCATTTTTTCTGATTCATCTGGAACATCAGGCGCGAACAGAAGCGGATTTCGATCAACGAATGTTTCGATATTTTGCGCGATTGTATGAAAAATTTGGGCTGCCGGTGTATCCTGTGGCGCTATTTTCTTACGAGACGCCCGCGCGCCCAGAACCGAATGTTCATCAAGTGGCATTTCCAAACAAAGTGGTTTTGCAGTTCAACTATGATGTGATTCAGCTAAATCGCCTCAATTGGCGAGATTTTCTGCGGCAACCCAACCCGGTTGCCAGTGCGCTAATGGCAAAAATGAACATAGCACCGGCAGAGCGCCGGCAGGTAAAATTTGAATGTCTGCGATTGCTAGCAACTTTGCGATTAGATCCAGCGCGGATGCAGTTGATTTCTGGATTTATCGATACCTATCTGCGCCTGGGTGCAGAAGAGGAGAAGCTGTTACGGGACGAAATTGCTAAGATGGAGCCGGTTCAGCAGGAGGAAGTTATGCGAATTGTCACAAGCTGGATGGAAGAAGGAATAGAACAGGGTTTGCAGCAAGGAAAACACGAGGCAACACTCTCACTCATTCTGCGCCTACTTCCAAGGCGAATTGGTACGGTTTCTCCTGAGTTACAAGCGCGAATTCAGCAGTTATCTTTGCCTCAATTAGAGGATTTAGCAGAGGCGTTGTTAGATTTCACAAATGAGGGGGATTTAGTGACTTGGTTGCCGGCTTCCCAACACTCACAAACAGAGGAATAA
- a CDS encoding tellurite resistance TerB family protein — protein sequence MGLFRKLFRDNKLDPNSLSQAEALAAIAVAAIAADGYLLEEERQSIFSVMSNLQVFKKYSSRQRLKLLEKLFDLLRQKGAPTLVDSAKDALPPKLRETAFAVAINMVIADGTIVESEREFLRQLEQVLEIPEACACQMIKSMLVKNKT from the coding sequence GTGGGTTTGTTTAGAAAACTGTTCAGGGATAATAAATTAGACCCCAATTCACTCTCGCAAGCCGAAGCTTTGGCAGCAATTGCAGTCGCGGCCATCGCAGCAGACGGTTATCTGCTCGAAGAAGAAAGGCAAAGTATTTTTTCTGTAATGTCTAATCTGCAAGTTTTTAAGAAATATTCAAGCCGGCAGCGACTCAAACTCTTAGAAAAGCTCTTTGATTTACTCCGGCAAAAAGGGGCACCTACACTGGTTGACTCGGCTAAAGACGCCCTTCCTCCTAAGCTTCGAGAAACTGCATTCGCGGTTGCTATAAATATGGTTATTGCAGATGGCACAATTGTCGAAAGTGAACGGGAATTTTTACGACAGCTAGAGCAAGTGCTGGAAATTCCAGAGGCTTGTGCTTGTCAAATGATTAAATCTATGTTAGTTAAAAATAAAACTTAG
- a CDS encoding M1 family metallopeptidase, which produces MLNSYFDAENNGNKSFELPGAHPHYNPDRPGQVEHIFLDLILEIPKKSFHGSCTIQLMPVRSGIDRLTLDAVNLNIKKVKVDETKQSFDYDGEKLHIQLEQPTQAGQQLTLKITYKVDNPQRGLYFIAPDKHYPDKPVQVWTQGEDEDSRFWFPCFDYPGQLATSEIRVQVPKQFLAISNGELIATEDAGDDKIYHWLQKQVHPTYLMTLAVGEFAEIKDEWNGLPVNYYVDKSRQADARRSMGKTPRMIEFFSQKFGYPYPFPKYAQVCVDDFIFGGMENTSTTLLMDRCLLDERAALDNRTTESLVAHELAHQWFGDLVVIKHWSHAWIKEGMASYTEVMWTEEEYGLQEAAYYRLKEARNYFAEDSSRYRRPIVTHVYREAIELYDRHLYEKGACVYHMIRAELGDELFYKAIQTFVQDNAHATVETIDLLRAIEKATGRNLMFLFDQYVYRGGHPDYKVAYSWDGDSKLAKITVTQTQVKDSSNGGGKELFDLRLPIAFGYIKTGIEELEDEEKTIAAASDAGSQIPDVKTFTVRVHEREQSFYFPLSEKPQFISFDAGNHFLKKVTLEYPVAELKAQLKFDPDPLSRIYAAAALAKKGGLEVVKALSESLQKEAFWGVRVEVARLLAGIKLDQAFDALVVGLQDKDAGVREAVVESLAKIKTHESYKALKPIVEKGDPSYYVEAAAIRAIGAIAAAKLNEKPKESQVLKLLKSVLKERAGWNEVVRSGAIGGLSRLKTSEDALDLILEYTEAGVPQPLRLSAIRALGAISSGQTALNLERILERLTELSCETFFLTQVSVVSALGQMETAKAIAILSALADQTPDGRVRRIAEEAIQKVQKNAGSDKAVKQMREELDQLKKENQELKSRLENLEAKSK; this is translated from the coding sequence ATGTTGAACTCTTACTTTGATGCAGAAAATAACGGTAACAAATCCTTTGAGTTGCCAGGAGCTCATCCCCATTACAATCCCGATCGACCGGGCCAAGTAGAACATATTTTTCTTGACCTGATCCTGGAAATTCCCAAAAAAAGCTTCCACGGCAGTTGCACTATTCAGCTAATGCCTGTGCGTAGCGGGATTGACCGGCTTACTTTGGATGCGGTCAACTTGAACATTAAAAAAGTGAAAGTTGATGAAACCAAACAGTCCTTTGACTATGATGGCGAAAAGTTGCATATCCAGCTAGAGCAACCGACCCAAGCCGGCCAGCAATTAACGCTGAAGATCACGTACAAGGTAGACAATCCCCAGCGCGGACTTTATTTCATTGCGCCAGACAAGCACTACCCCGACAAACCTGTGCAAGTCTGGACGCAAGGGGAAGATGAGGACTCACGCTTTTGGTTTCCCTGCTTCGACTACCCCGGACAACTGGCAACCTCTGAAATTCGGGTGCAAGTGCCTAAGCAGTTCCTCGCCATTTCTAACGGGGAATTGATCGCCACAGAAGATGCCGGTGATGACAAAATTTACCACTGGTTGCAAAAACAGGTGCATCCCACTTACTTAATGACTTTGGCGGTGGGTGAGTTTGCGGAAATTAAGGATGAGTGGAACGGCTTGCCGGTTAACTACTATGTAGACAAAAGCCGGCAAGCAGACGCCCGTCGCAGCATGGGCAAAACACCCCGAATGATTGAGTTTTTCAGTCAAAAATTTGGCTATCCTTATCCGTTTCCCAAGTACGCCCAAGTTTGCGTAGATGATTTTATTTTTGGAGGAATGGAAAACACTTCAACCACGTTGCTAATGGATCGGTGTTTACTCGATGAACGGGCAGCGTTAGATAATCGCACCACTGAAAGTTTAGTTGCTCACGAATTGGCGCATCAGTGGTTTGGCGATTTGGTGGTGATCAAACATTGGTCACACGCCTGGATTAAAGAAGGAATGGCTTCTTATACCGAGGTGATGTGGACGGAAGAAGAGTATGGGTTGCAAGAGGCTGCCTACTATCGGCTCAAAGAAGCCCGCAATTATTTTGCGGAAGATAGCAGCCGGTATCGTCGTCCGATTGTTACCCATGTTTATCGCGAAGCAATTGAATTGTACGACCGGCACCTTTATGAAAAAGGCGCTTGTGTTTATCACATGATTCGGGCGGAATTAGGTGACGAACTGTTTTATAAGGCAATTCAAACCTTTGTTCAAGACAACGCCCACGCAACCGTTGAAACCATTGACCTGTTAAGAGCGATTGAAAAAGCTACGGGTCGCAATTTGATGTTTTTGTTTGATCAATATGTTTACCGAGGTGGTCATCCAGATTATAAAGTTGCTTATTCTTGGGATGGAGATAGCAAACTCGCTAAAATAACAGTCACGCAAACCCAGGTTAAAGATAGCAGCAATGGGGGCGGAAAAGAGTTATTTGATCTAAGATTGCCGATTGCATTTGGTTATATAAAGACCGGCATTGAGGAACTGGAAGATGAGGAAAAAACGATTGCCGCTGCTTCGGATGCAGGCTCTCAAATTCCTGATGTTAAAACTTTTACGGTTCGCGTCCACGAACGAGAGCAAAGTTTTTATTTCCCGCTGTCAGAAAAGCCCCAATTTATCAGTTTTGATGCCGGCAATCATTTCCTGAAAAAAGTCACGCTGGAGTATCCGGTTGCGGAATTAAAAGCGCAGTTAAAGTTCGATCCCGATCCACTTTCTCGCATTTACGCAGCAGCGGCGCTGGCCAAGAAAGGTGGTTTAGAAGTGGTGAAGGCACTATCGGAATCGCTTCAAAAAGAGGCGTTTTGGGGTGTGCGGGTGGAAGTGGCGAGACTGCTAGCTGGAATTAAGCTGGATCAAGCGTTTGATGCGTTAGTCGTTGGGTTGCAAGACAAAGATGCCGGTGTGCGTGAGGCGGTGGTGGAATCGCTAGCGAAAATTAAGACGCATGAGAGTTACAAGGCGCTTAAGCCAATCGTGGAAAAGGGCGATCCTAGTTATTATGTGGAGGCGGCGGCTATCCGGGCGATTGGGGCAATTGCGGCGGCAAAGCTGAATGAGAAGCCGAAGGAAAGTCAGGTTCTGAAGCTGCTGAAGTCGGTTCTTAAGGAACGTGCCGGCTGGAATGAAGTGGTGAGATCGGGTGCAATTGGGGGTTTGAGCCGGCTGAAAACGTCGGAAGATGCCCTGGATCTGATTTTGGAATATACGGAAGCCGGTGTGCCGCAACCCCTGCGATTGTCTGCGATTCGGGCTTTGGGCGCAATTTCGTCGGGGCAAACTGCGCTGAATCTAGAGCGGATTTTGGAACGACTGACTGAGTTATCTTGCGAAACGTTCTTTTTGACGCAAGTTTCCGTAGTGTCGGCGCTGGGGCAAATGGAGACAGCGAAGGCGATTGCAATCTTGAGTGCTTTAGCCGATCAAACGCCTGACGGGCGGGTGCGGCGCATTGCTGAGGAAGCGATTCAGAAGGTGCAAAAGAATGCCGGTTCCGATAAAGCGGTAAAGCAGATGCGGGAAGAACTTGATCAGCTCAAGAAGGAAAATCAGGAACTTAAGAGCCGGTTGGAGAATCTAGAAGCTAAGTCTAAATAG
- a CDS encoding DUF3352 domain-containing protein: MTERISGKKTPLLVAAAAVVAAGSVAGYLYFKGLPGKSSTPLESAKLVPDEALMTAFVATDSQSWSKLKQFGSPEAQKLVTQGLQNFQAQMLADSNINYEKDLKPWIGGVMFAIMPSPEKAVGKEPNLLMVVGIQNKLKALEFSNRLKAQEKAKIEEKQYKGITVSNVKEENGTNYHTTVLGDHLLLAFQPEILENAIDTFKGEPSFASKGEVATGLEKGAGVQNPIAQVYVSDWASVVKQYATNSPNAPQLPATTLKQLEQVKSVVMGLGVDNEGLRLKADAQMNPQAITQEFKPAPGTVVSEFPAETMALVTGHKISEYWSQMVAQSKNSPEIKASVDQVRQSVKNTVNLDADKEIFGWMDGEFGLGVISSNQGILAQFGFGSALVVETGDRKTAESTFNKLGVLVKQNLPFLSIDQRKIGDKEITEWKIPQGALLGYGWLDDNSLFVALGPLVDVIANKPANPLDTSPSFKAIAGSLPKSNQGYFYLDMDRVMPVVNNFTEQSGKPISPEASAILNSMRGVGVTAAWENKTTNQLEMLFSLKRSSK, translated from the coding sequence ATGACAGAAAGAATTTCCGGGAAAAAAACTCCGCTATTGGTGGCTGCGGCGGCTGTTGTTGCAGCGGGAAGTGTGGCCGGCTACCTTTACTTTAAAGGACTTCCCGGCAAAAGTTCGACTCCGCTTGAGAGTGCCAAATTAGTGCCAGATGAAGCCTTGATGACAGCCTTTGTCGCCACCGATTCCCAAAGTTGGTCAAAATTGAAGCAGTTTGGCAGCCCTGAAGCACAAAAGTTGGTGACTCAAGGCTTGCAGAACTTCCAAGCTCAAATGCTGGCAGACTCTAACATTAATTATGAAAAGGACTTGAAGCCTTGGATCGGTGGGGTGATGTTCGCTATCATGCCTTCACCAGAAAAGGCTGTCGGTAAAGAACCTAACCTCCTCATGGTTGTAGGCATTCAAAATAAACTGAAAGCCCTAGAATTTTCCAACCGCTTGAAAGCCCAAGAAAAGGCAAAGATTGAAGAAAAGCAGTACAAAGGCATCACCGTCTCCAATGTTAAAGAGGAAAACGGCACCAATTACCACACCACTGTCTTGGGAGATCATTTGCTGTTGGCTTTTCAACCAGAAATCCTAGAGAACGCCATTGATACATTTAAGGGGGAACCTTCCTTTGCCAGTAAAGGTGAGGTGGCAACTGGGTTGGAAAAAGGTGCCGGTGTGCAAAATCCCATCGCTCAAGTTTATGTCAGTGATTGGGCGAGTGTGGTGAAGCAATACGCCACGAACAGCCCCAATGCACCACAACTGCCGGCAACCACACTCAAGCAGCTAGAGCAAGTAAAATCTGTCGTAATGGGCCTTGGGGTAGATAATGAAGGTCTGCGGCTGAAAGCAGACGCACAGATGAACCCGCAAGCTATCACCCAAGAGTTTAAACCGGCTCCAGGCACCGTGGTCTCTGAATTTCCCGCTGAAACAATGGCCCTAGTCACCGGCCACAAAATCAGTGAGTATTGGTCTCAAATGGTGGCCCAGTCAAAAAACTCGCCTGAAATTAAAGCATCTGTGGATCAGGTGCGGCAGTCGGTCAAAAATACCGTTAATCTCGATGCTGATAAAGAAATTTTCGGTTGGATGGACGGTGAATTTGGCCTGGGTGTGATTTCATCCAATCAGGGAATCTTAGCTCAGTTTGGATTTGGCAGTGCTTTGGTTGTAGAAACCGGCGATCGCAAAACCGCTGAAAGTACCTTTAACAAACTGGGGGTATTGGTTAAACAAAATCTGCCATTTCTCAGCATTGATCAGCGAAAAATTGGAGACAAAGAAATCACCGAGTGGAAAATCCCTCAAGGTGCTTTATTAGGGTACGGTTGGCTGGATGACAACTCCCTCTTTGTGGCGCTTGGCCCCTTGGTGGATGTGATAGCCAATAAGCCGGCTAATCCTCTTGACACTAGCCCCAGTTTTAAAGCAATTGCCGGCTCTTTACCCAAGTCCAATCAAGGCTATTTCTACCTAGATATGGATCGAGTCATGCCGGTTGTTAATAACTTTACCGAGCAATCTGGTAAGCCCATCTCACCGGAAGCCTCCGCCATCCTCAACTCGATGCGTGGTGTTGGTGTAACGGCTGCTTGGGAAAATAAAACAACCAATCAGCTAGAAATGTTGTTTTCTCTCAAACGCAGCAGTAAATAG
- a CDS encoding sulfotransferase produces the protein MLDKIHFISGLPRSGSTLLAAILRQNPRFHAGMTSPVGALVERMLEAMSENNEYSIL, from the coding sequence ATGCTTGATAAAATACATTTTATTTCTGGACTACCGCGTTCAGGTTCCACATTACTAGCGGCAATATTGCGGCAAAACCCCCGATTTCACGCCGGCATGACTTCACCCGTTGGGGCATTAGTTGAGCGGATGCTGGAAGCCATGAGCGAAAACAATGAATATTCTATTTTGAT
- a CDS encoding alpha/beta fold hydrolase, producing MPANILKRHNVKVLGKGNQTLIFAHGFGSNQTAWRHIVPAFESDYRIVLFDHVGAGKSDLSAYNPHRYNSLSGYAQDLLELCAELKLTGSILVCHSISAMIGLLAAIIEPHCFSRLIMIGASPRYLNDTGYIGGFEQSDLDAFYAAMSANYNAWVCGFAPLVVGNPEQPELAIEFAHTLQDMRPDIASVLARIIFQSDFRDDLPRLTVPTLIVQSSHDNAVPLEVGRYLAAKIPNNQFVNINAKGHVPHWSAPEEVIKIIRAYLVQ from the coding sequence ATGCCTGCGAATATTCTCAAACGCCATAATGTAAAAGTCCTGGGAAAAGGCAATCAGACACTCATCTTCGCTCACGGTTTTGGCTCTAATCAAACCGCTTGGCGACATATTGTACCGGCTTTTGAGTCTGATTATCGCATCGTATTATTCGACCATGTGGGTGCCGGCAAGTCAGATTTGTCAGCTTACAACCCGCACCGCTACAACAGCCTTTCCGGATACGCACAAGATTTACTAGAGCTATGTGCTGAATTAAAATTGACTGGCTCGATTCTGGTCTGTCACTCAATTAGTGCGATGATTGGCTTGCTGGCAGCCATAATTGAGCCACATTGCTTCAGCCGGCTCATCATGATTGGTGCCTCTCCCCGCTACCTCAACGATACGGGATATATTGGCGGTTTCGAGCAGTCCGATCTGGATGCCTTTTATGCTGCCATGTCTGCGAATTACAATGCCTGGGTTTGTGGCTTTGCACCTTTGGTGGTAGGCAACCCAGAACAACCAGAACTCGCCATTGAGTTTGCCCATACACTACAAGATATGCGCCCGGATATTGCTTCAGTTCTCGCACGCATCATTTTTCAGTCCGACTTCCGCGACGATTTACCGCGTTTAACTGTCCCTACATTGATTGTACAATCGAGTCACGATAACGCTGTACCTTTGGAGGTAGGCCGGTATCTGGCAGCAAAAATTCCCAATAATCAGTTTGTGAATATCAATGCGAAGGGTCATGTCCCTCACTGGAGTGCGCCAGAAGAAGTGATTAAAATCATTCGCGCTTATTTAGTTCAATAG
- a CDS encoding class I SAM-dependent methyltransferase translates to MTVAANTRPGLASRLVNGVLSIKPLADLAKHQARKMMIDRAETIGVHWRQEAQALRVQDLDAELAKVQNPQLKYPEYYVCSFHAYETGNLSWDAATEVEVAAKAVHAKIWPDAGAEGDAKLRQSYHDILKTHLPNPPQNIVDLGCSVGMSSFALQEFYPEANVTGVDLSPYFLAVANLRSQQRHVDINWVHAAAETTGLPAASYDLVSTFLMCHELPQTATVQIFKEARRLLRPGGHLAIMDMNPKSEIYAKMPPYILTLLKSTEPYLDEYFALDIEQTLIDAGFEAPTITPNSPRHRTIIAKA, encoded by the coding sequence ATGACTGTTGCTGCAAATACAAGACCAGGATTAGCTTCTCGTCTGGTTAATGGTGTCCTCTCCATCAAACCTTTAGCAGATCTAGCCAAGCACCAAGCGCGTAAGATGATGATTGATCGCGCAGAGACCATTGGGGTACATTGGAGACAGGAAGCACAAGCCTTAAGAGTGCAAGACTTGGATGCAGAATTGGCTAAAGTGCAAAATCCTCAACTGAAATATCCAGAGTATTACGTCTGTTCATTCCACGCTTACGAAACCGGCAACCTCAGCTGGGATGCGGCAACTGAAGTGGAAGTAGCGGCAAAAGCAGTCCACGCCAAAATTTGGCCAGATGCCGGTGCTGAGGGAGATGCCAAACTGCGACAAAGTTATCATGACATCCTCAAAACCCATCTACCAAACCCACCGCAGAATATTGTGGATCTCGGTTGCAGTGTGGGGATGAGTTCGTTTGCTCTGCAAGAATTTTACCCGGAAGCAAATGTTACGGGTGTGGATTTATCCCCTTATTTCTTAGCAGTTGCAAACTTGCGTTCACAGCAGCGCCATGTTGATATTAATTGGGTTCATGCTGCCGCAGAAACTACCGGCTTACCCGCCGCTTCTTATGATCTCGTTTCCACCTTTTTAATGTGTCATGAACTGCCGCAAACCGCAACCGTGCAGATTTTCAAGGAAGCTCGCCGGTTATTACGTCCGGGTGGTCATTTGGCGATTATGGATATGAATCCAAAGTCAGAAATCTATGCCAAAATGCCCCCTTACATTTTGACATTGCTCAAAAGCACTGAACCTTATTTGGATGAGTATTTTGCTTTAGACATTGAGCAAACATTAATCGATGCCGGTTTTGAAGCGCCAACCATTACACCGAACAGTCCCCGTCACCGCACTATCATTGCGAAAGCTTAA